In Myxococcales bacterium, a genomic segment contains:
- a CDS encoding cytochrome c3 family protein — MKKWRVLLLVILVAALALAFASFRTVVERPAPVTPTQFIPPTWSEARKSPMHEAHVGKRKIACAECHGAGSEAGSEARFDAPPDLAACARSDCHAEASARAHVGSTSQKTTCLTCHSFAATPTTTPCVGCHEKKPLDGGAAGVAANLAHHATPDAKCGACHKVHAAADAGRRKNGDCSGCHADAGDGHGAQARKEPDASLDPATCASCHGPHEGKAAATQRCVSCHAPTEARGPASARHGLAGQNAPRVLVANIGPRSHEACTSCHAPHDTKLEHIKPCAGCHERQRGALRPGHDQCVGCHKPHENVDAARAACASCHTAKVALAAARVPEHARCESCHSPHAATPAKDACRRCHEPVSHGVSHGKAGECVQCHVPHTAPPNQGAARASACVTCHKNVPAAAHAAKATCVGCHKPHGFGGLQASTTFCSSCHQEAAKAVRTGHGDCAKCHASVHTPKQTQPCGSCHKEEAKTSPKGHQRCESCHAPHQGSSPKVASCTGCHQKNGTGPHKNLAKGCATCHRPHGPKGVATPPACKTCHVQSTLPGLHQKPSHGASCERCHSSHEAPRADRASCTGGCHTDRRGHQPDAKVCNGCHIFSD; from the coding sequence ATGAAGAAATGGCGCGTTCTTTTGCTCGTGATCCTGGTCGCGGCGCTCGCTCTGGCGTTCGCGTCTTTTCGCACCGTCGTGGAGCGTCCCGCGCCCGTCACGCCGACTCAGTTCATCCCGCCCACCTGGTCCGAGGCACGCAAGTCTCCGATGCACGAGGCTCACGTCGGCAAGCGAAAGATCGCCTGCGCCGAGTGCCACGGCGCGGGCTCCGAAGCGGGCTCTGAAGCGCGCTTCGACGCGCCACCCGACCTGGCCGCTTGCGCGCGCAGCGACTGCCACGCGGAGGCGAGCGCCCGGGCCCACGTGGGGAGCACGTCGCAGAAGACCACGTGCCTGACGTGCCACAGTTTTGCGGCGACGCCGACGACAACGCCGTGCGTCGGATGCCACGAGAAGAAGCCGCTCGATGGCGGCGCCGCCGGAGTGGCGGCAAACCTCGCGCATCATGCGACGCCGGACGCGAAGTGTGGCGCTTGCCACAAGGTGCATGCGGCCGCCGACGCCGGTCGACGAAAGAACGGCGACTGCTCGGGCTGCCACGCCGACGCCGGCGACGGCCATGGGGCCCAGGCGCGCAAAGAGCCTGACGCGTCGCTCGATCCGGCGACGTGCGCCAGTTGCCACGGACCCCACGAGGGGAAGGCCGCCGCAACGCAGCGCTGCGTCTCGTGCCACGCGCCGACCGAAGCGCGCGGTCCGGCGTCCGCGCGCCACGGGCTCGCGGGCCAGAACGCTCCCCGCGTGCTCGTCGCGAACATCGGGCCGCGGAGCCACGAAGCGTGCACGAGCTGCCATGCGCCGCACGACACGAAGCTCGAGCACATAAAGCCGTGCGCCGGCTGTCACGAGCGCCAACGCGGCGCGCTTCGCCCGGGCCACGACCAGTGCGTCGGCTGCCACAAACCCCACGAGAACGTCGATGCGGCGCGCGCGGCTTGCGCTTCCTGCCACACGGCGAAGGTCGCGCTCGCTGCGGCCCGCGTGCCCGAGCATGCACGCTGCGAGAGCTGCCACTCGCCCCACGCGGCGACGCCGGCGAAAGACGCGTGCCGCCGGTGCCACGAGCCCGTCTCCCATGGCGTCTCTCACGGCAAGGCAGGCGAGTGCGTCCAGTGTCACGTGCCTCACACGGCGCCGCCGAATCAAGGGGCGGCGCGCGCATCGGCCTGCGTCACTTGCCACAAGAACGTGCCGGCGGCGGCCCACGCCGCGAAGGCCACGTGCGTCGGATGCCACAAGCCGCATGGGTTTGGCGGTCTCCAGGCCTCCACCACGTTCTGCAGCAGCTGCCACCAAGAGGCGGCGAAGGCCGTGCGGACAGGCCATGGCGACTGCGCCAAGTGTCACGCGTCCGTTCACACACCGAAGCAGACGCAGCCGTGCGGCTCCTGCCACAAGGAGGAAGCGAAGACTTCACCCAAGGGCCATCAGCGTTGCGAAAGCTGCCATGCCCCGCACCAAGGGAGCTCGCCAAAGGTTGCGAGTTGCACCGGTTGCCATCAAAAAAATGGCACCGGTCCCCACAAGAACCTCGCCAAAGGGTGCGCCACGTGTCACCGGCCTCACGGTCCGAAGGGCGTCGCGACGCCTCCCGCGTGCAAGACATGTCACGTTCAATCGACGCTGCCCGGGCTTCACCAGAAGCCATCCCACGGCGCGTCATGCGAACGTTGCCACTCTTCGCACGAGGCGCCGCGAGCCGATCGAGCGTCGTGCACCGGCGGATGTCACACGGATCGTCGCGGGCACCAGCCCGATGCAAAGGTCTGCAACGGGTGCCACATCTTCAGCGATTGA
- a CDS encoding NapC/NirT family cytochrome c, with protein sequence MQHHGATWIEWLALACASIAIAILVTYLVRRPAFTLATKLWLLFGLFVFPIATALFANVSGFQATQSRAFCGSCHVMEPHANDSSDPNTTSLAGIHARSRSFGASNCYNCHQDYGMYGFVVTKLGGMRHVALYLKDFRNVPLERAKHEIRILRPLPNANCVSCHTMTAPRWLQKADHASSLADLRSGQVSCASPGCHGFAHPVTKLGKELLEDGGLPRDAMPAPAADGGHP encoded by the coding sequence ATGCAACACCACGGCGCCACATGGATCGAATGGCTGGCGCTCGCCTGCGCGTCGATCGCCATCGCAATCTTGGTCACATACCTCGTGCGGCGGCCCGCGTTTACGCTGGCCACGAAGCTCTGGCTGCTCTTCGGCCTCTTCGTGTTTCCCATCGCTACCGCGCTCTTTGCCAACGTCAGTGGTTTTCAGGCGACCCAGTCCCGCGCGTTCTGCGGCTCGTGCCACGTGATGGAGCCCCACGCCAACGATTCAAGCGACCCGAACACTACATCGCTCGCGGGCATTCACGCGAGAAGCCGCTCCTTCGGCGCGAGCAATTGCTACAACTGCCACCAGGACTACGGCATGTATGGCTTCGTCGTCACGAAACTCGGCGGCATGAGGCACGTGGCCCTCTACCTGAAAGATTTTCGCAACGTGCCGCTTGAGCGGGCGAAGCACGAGATCCGCATTCTTCGGCCCTTGCCCAACGCCAACTGCGTCAGTTGCCACACGATGACAGCTCCCCGGTGGCTTCAGAAGGCCGACCACGCGTCCTCCCTAGCGGACCTTCGAAGCGGTCAGGTCTCTTGCGCGAGCCCGGGCTGCCATGGCTTCGCCCATCCCGTCACCAAACTCGGCAAAGAGCTCCTCGAAGACGGCGGGCTTCCGCGCGATGCCATGCCGGCGCCCGCCGCCGATGGGGGCCACCCGTGA
- a CDS encoding CxxxxCH/CxxCH domain-containing protein, which translates to MSCTAAGRSATAGQPPAIVDALARSDHAALLSAEERALLTRWLDEGAPGTAGGVHSPRYGDPRLPEGHASTLRASRYRPMLDAADVDACGKCHQGAPNSGALSGAPGRVAAPGATACTSCHSREGGPLACGTCHGDGDRASPPKNSCGAAPSTPRDSHRAHVNAGATQAEGRACKTCHPVPPTFELAGAHGDGHVEVWLDETLAGRGATFDPASKRCAGSCHARGGNRETPAWGEASVGCNDCHRSPPASHYDGPCRQCHHEVAADGASLTQPVRLHLNGRIDLGDGSGQCGACHGSGDDPWPTTGAHTAHAKPSSSRPVACATCHVIPVGKHPVGAGAVVRLAGPALAGGARARYDAATKTCSETACHTGVGGSLQTPAWNSGPAARACGACHATPPPPPHAAATQCGGSICHSGLTSGFVGTLSLTPAGAKNHVDGRVNR; encoded by the coding sequence ATGTCCTGCACTGCCGCGGGCCGATCGGCGACCGCCGGCCAACCGCCGGCCATCGTCGATGCGCTCGCGCGCTCCGATCACGCGGCGCTCCTCTCGGCCGAGGAGCGGGCGCTGCTCACGCGCTGGCTCGACGAAGGCGCACCGGGGACGGCGGGAGGCGTGCACTCGCCGCGCTACGGCGATCCGAGGCTGCCGGAGGGGCATGCGTCTACCCTTCGTGCCTCGCGTTACCGACCGATGCTTGACGCTGCGGATGTCGACGCGTGTGGCAAGTGCCATCAAGGCGCCCCCAACAGCGGAGCGCTGAGCGGGGCGCCGGGCCGCGTCGCAGCGCCCGGTGCGACGGCGTGCACCTCATGCCACTCGCGCGAGGGCGGACCGCTCGCCTGCGGCACGTGCCACGGCGACGGCGACCGCGCGAGCCCGCCGAAGAATTCATGCGGCGCGGCGCCGAGCACGCCGCGCGACTCGCATCGCGCGCATGTCAATGCCGGGGCGACGCAGGCGGAGGGTCGCGCGTGCAAGACGTGTCATCCTGTTCCGCCGACCTTCGAGTTGGCCGGCGCGCACGGCGACGGTCACGTTGAAGTTTGGCTCGACGAGACGCTCGCCGGCCGTGGCGCCACCTTCGACCCAGCGTCCAAGCGCTGCGCTGGAAGTTGCCACGCGCGGGGCGGCAACCGCGAGACGCCGGCATGGGGCGAGGCCAGCGTGGGGTGCAACGACTGCCATCGCTCGCCGCCCGCGTCTCACTACGATGGACCCTGTCGACAGTGTCACCATGAAGTGGCGGCCGACGGCGCCTCGCTCACGCAGCCTGTTCGCCTACACTTGAACGGCCGCATCGACCTGGGCGACGGCTCGGGGCAGTGCGGCGCTTGCCACGGTAGCGGCGACGATCCGTGGCCCACGACGGGGGCTCACACCGCGCACGCAAAGCCGTCATCGTCGCGGCCCGTCGCGTGCGCGACGTGCCACGTGATCCCCGTCGGCAAACATCCGGTCGGTGCCGGTGCCGTCGTTCGCCTCGCAGGCCCGGCGCTCGCCGGTGGCGCCCGCGCCCGCTACGACGCGGCGACCAAGACATGCTCCGAGACCGCTTGCCATACGGGCGTCGGCGGTTCGCTTCAGACGCCGGCGTGGAACAGCGGGCCGGCGGCCCGGGCCTGCGGCGCGTGCCACGCCACGCCGCCGCCTCCTCCTCACGCCGCGGCGACCCAGTGCGGAGGGAGCATTTGCCACAGCGGCCTCACGAGCGGTTTTGTCGGAACGCTCTCGCTGACGCCGGCGGGCGCGAAGAACCACGTCGACGGTCGCGTCAATCGCTGA
- a CDS encoding COX15/CtaA family protein, whose product MSRFQKLAWATLGYTLLVIVWGAYVRASGSGAGCGAHWPLCNGVALPVAPAQKTVIELSHRVTSGLVLFFALALMVQAFRSFPRGALPRIASVAVLLLTIVEALIGRFLVLFELVAQNASLKRALSMVLHLGNTFLLLAAIALAIHGGRVPPDASREVSPSRLPLLQRALLPLVAAGLMVVGMSGGIAALGDTLFPATSFSEGLAAELQSSAHVLLRLRILHPLFASAVSLAALALAALMRGSSASPVAVFWSRAVTALVVVQFALGLVNVALLAPVWLQLVHLFVADGLWLAFVFLWAEARTQAPRAPARASADAGVELATSGR is encoded by the coding sequence ATGAGCCGCTTCCAAAAGCTCGCGTGGGCGACCCTCGGGTACACGCTCTTGGTCATCGTCTGGGGCGCCTACGTTCGCGCGAGCGGCTCCGGCGCGGGCTGCGGCGCACACTGGCCGCTCTGCAATGGCGTCGCCTTGCCGGTGGCGCCCGCCCAAAAGACCGTAATCGAGTTGTCGCATCGCGTGACCAGTGGCCTGGTTCTCTTCTTCGCGCTCGCGCTGATGGTGCAGGCCTTTCGCTCGTTTCCCCGCGGCGCGCTGCCTCGCATCGCGTCGGTAGCGGTCCTCTTGTTGACGATCGTGGAGGCGCTCATCGGTCGCTTCCTGGTGCTCTTCGAGCTGGTAGCCCAAAACGCGTCGCTCAAGCGCGCCCTCTCGATGGTGCTGCACCTGGGCAACACGTTCCTCTTGCTGGCGGCCATTGCGCTGGCGATTCATGGCGGTCGCGTCCCACCGGATGCGTCTCGCGAGGTGTCGCCTTCACGGTTGCCGCTGCTCCAACGCGCGCTGCTCCCGCTTGTTGCGGCGGGCCTCATGGTCGTCGGTATGAGCGGCGGCATCGCTGCCCTCGGCGACACCTTGTTTCCCGCCACGAGCTTCTCTGAAGGTCTCGCCGCCGAGCTCCAGTCGAGCGCGCACGTCCTGCTCCGCTTGCGCATTCTCCATCCGCTCTTCGCCTCGGCGGTGAGCCTCGCGGCGCTGGCGCTCGCGGCGCTCATGCGCGGCAGCTCCGCTTCGCCGGTAGCTGTCTTTTGGTCGCGCGCCGTCACCGCCCTCGTCGTCGTGCAGTTCGCTCTCGGCCTCGTGAATGTCGCGCTCTTGGCCCCCGTGTGGCTCCAGCTCGTGCATCTCTTCGTCGCCGACGGATTGTGGCTCGCGTTCGTCTTCCTCTGGGCGGAAGCGCGCACACAAGCTCCTCGCGCTCCGGCTCGAGCGTCGGCGGACGCGGGCGTCGAGCTCGCTACGAGCGGACGATGA
- a CDS encoding GGDEF domain-containing protein, which yields MAPDDDEVTKVGVTADIIPGARSRDKAYLVALSGETIGQLYPLPAGETVVGRGTQATVKLNDDGISRKHARLLRRGGEVLVEDMQSANGTYVNDEEVRGQRLLRDGDKIRLGATTVLKFTYHDEVEENYRQRMYDAALRDGLTNAFNKKFFLDRLNTELSYARRHNSPLSLVMFDVDFFKRLNDSFGHLAGDDVLVKLAAIGHQSVRTEDVFARYGGEEFAVLCRACPLHHAGAFAERLRALVATTSFEWNGTRLPVTISCGVAGYPECGAQAPEQLIMAADAALYEAKRAGRDRVIVRS from the coding sequence ATGGCTCCCGACGACGACGAGGTTACAAAGGTCGGTGTTACCGCCGACATCATCCCGGGCGCGCGCAGCCGCGACAAGGCGTACCTCGTAGCGCTCTCCGGCGAGACCATCGGCCAGCTCTACCCCCTTCCCGCCGGCGAGACGGTCGTCGGGCGCGGCACGCAGGCGACCGTGAAGCTCAACGACGACGGCATCTCGCGCAAGCATGCGCGGCTCCTTCGGCGCGGCGGCGAGGTGCTCGTCGAAGACATGCAGAGCGCCAACGGAACCTACGTCAACGACGAAGAGGTCCGCGGCCAACGGCTCCTCCGCGATGGCGACAAGATTCGCCTCGGTGCGACGACGGTGCTCAAGTTCACCTACCACGACGAGGTCGAGGAGAACTACCGGCAGCGGATGTACGACGCGGCGCTCCGTGACGGCCTCACCAACGCCTTCAACAAGAAGTTCTTCCTCGACCGCTTGAACACCGAGCTGTCCTATGCGCGAAGGCACAACAGTCCGCTCTCGCTCGTGATGTTCGACGTCGACTTCTTCAAGCGACTGAACGACTCCTTCGGCCACCTCGCCGGCGACGACGTCCTCGTGAAGCTCGCGGCCATCGGACACCAGTCCGTCCGCACGGAGGACGTCTTCGCGCGCTACGGCGGCGAGGAGTTCGCCGTCCTCTGCCGCGCTTGCCCTCTGCACCACGCCGGCGCCTTCGCCGAACGGCTGCGCGCGCTCGTCGCCACCACGTCCTTCGAGTGGAACGGGACGCGGCTGCCGGTGACCATTAGCTGCGGCGTCGCCGGGTATCCCGAGTGCGGCGCCCAGGCGCCCGAGCAGCTCATCATGGCGGCCGACGCGGCGCTCTACGAAGCGAAGCGCGCCGGCCGCGACCGCGTCATCGTCCGCTCGTAG